One Thermodesulfobacteriota bacterium genomic window carries:
- the murB gene encoding UDP-N-acetylmuramate dehydrogenase, protein MLMARATVATVLDAARRQDLVAQGFGRLLMGFPLARLTSLRVGGPAEALLFPASLGALAAALAWCRRHAVPWQILGRGTNVLVADQGLAGLSLVLGRRLGGIHLVGAGGGQALVQVGAGCSLARLVAWTASQGLAGLEWAAGIPGSVGGAVAMNAGAWGKEMSEVLAEVLLADAGGGAVGRLAAGRLAFAYRRTRLPAGAVVGGALIRLRPDEPAAIAARLGQVRRQRQERQPQDLPSAGSFFKNPPGQAAGRLIEAAGLKGRCQGGAQVSPRHANFLVNTGHAQAQDFLDLMTFIQATVLKASGVWLEPEVRILGWATDKEEDR, encoded by the coding sequence ATGCTGATGGCCCGCGCTACCGTTGCCACTGTTCTCGATGCGGCCAGGCGCCAGGATCTGGTGGCCCAGGGCTTCGGCCGCCTGCTCATGGGCTTTCCCCTGGCCCGGTTGACCAGCCTGCGGGTGGGCGGGCCGGCCGAGGCCCTGCTCTTCCCGGCCTCCTTGGGCGCCCTGGCCGCGGCCCTGGCCTGGTGCCGGCGCCATGCCGTACCCTGGCAGATCCTGGGCCGGGGCACCAACGTGCTGGTGGCGGATCAGGGGCTGGCCGGCCTGTCCCTGGTGCTGGGCCGGCGCCTGGGGGGGATTCACCTGGTGGGTGCCGGCGGCGGCCAGGCCCTGGTGCAGGTGGGGGCGGGCTGCAGCCTGGCCCGGCTGGTCGCCTGGACCGCGAGCCAGGGCCTGGCCGGCCTGGAATGGGCGGCGGGTATTCCCGGCAGCGTCGGCGGCGCCGTGGCCATGAACGCTGGCGCCTGGGGCAAGGAGATGAGCGAGGTCCTGGCTGAGGTCCTTCTGGCCGACGCCGGCGGCGGCGCGGTGGGCCGGCTGGCCGCCGGCCGGCTGGCCTTCGCCTACCGCCGGACCAGGCTGCCGGCCGGTGCCGTGGTGGGCGGCGCCCTCATCCGCCTGCGGCCGGACGAGCCGGCGGCCATCGCCGCCCGGCTTGGCCAGGTGCGGCGGCAGCGGCAGGAGCGGCAGCCCCAGGATCTGCCCTCGGCGGGCTCCTTCTTCAAGAATCCGCCCGGCCAGGCGGCAGGCCGCCTCATCGAGGCAGCGGGTCTCAAGGGGCGATGCCAGGGCGGGGCCCAGGTTTCACCCCGGCACGCCAATTTTCTGGTCAACACCGGCCACGCCCAGGCCCAGGACTTCCTGGACCTCATGACCTTCATCCAGGCCACTGTCCTCAAAGCAAGCGGGGTCTGGCTGGAGCCGGAGGTGCGGATCCTGGGCTGGGCCACGGACAAGGAGGAAGATCGATGA
- a CDS encoding FtsQ-type POTRA domain-containing protein, with protein sequence MRHSSQSWSGRRPRPLPSRHADSGLGRLTLLGAGLVALVLALVLAGLAGVGFLGRSDFFQITAVEIDGLRHATKGEVLGLAGLNVHSNLFTVKPRRLKAAIARHPWIRAVQIRRHWPNRLAIAVTEREPVALVNLAQGLYYLDREVEAFAPASPPADLDLPVVTGLEEASRQDLASLPALADALLVLRQTERDSTGVPKQNLSEIHVEAGGGLRLYLVDRPFPIILAAGRVKEQYDKLARVLYGLYKKNEMPEVAYIRLDQSEERVIVGKTLSGRS encoded by the coding sequence ATGAGGCACAGCAGCCAAAGCTGGAGCGGACGGCGGCCGCGGCCCCTGCCGTCCCGGCACGCGGATTCCGGCCTCGGCCGCCTGACCCTCCTGGGCGCGGGACTGGTCGCCCTGGTGCTGGCCCTGGTGCTGGCAGGTCTGGCCGGCGTCGGCTTTCTCGGCCGCTCGGACTTTTTCCAGATCACCGCGGTGGAGATCGACGGCCTCCGGCACGCCACCAAGGGGGAGGTGCTGGGACTGGCCGGCCTCAATGTCCATTCCAATCTCTTCACCGTGAAGCCGCGGCGTCTCAAGGCCGCCATCGCCCGCCACCCCTGGATCCGCGCCGTGCAGATCCGGCGTCACTGGCCGAACCGCCTGGCGATCGCGGTGACCGAGCGGGAGCCCGTTGCCCTGGTCAATCTGGCCCAAGGGTTGTACTATCTGGACCGGGAGGTGGAGGCCTTTGCACCGGCCTCTCCCCCCGCTGACCTGGATCTGCCGGTCGTCACCGGCCTGGAAGAGGCATCGCGCCAGGATCTCGCCTCTCTGCCTGCCCTGGCCGATGCCCTTCTCGTTCTGCGCCAGACCGAGCGGGACAGTACCGGCGTACCGAAGCAGAATCTGTCCGAGATCCATGTCGAGGCCGGCGGTGGCCTGCGGCTCTACCTGGTGGACCGACCCTTCCCCATCATCCTGGCCGCCGGGCGGGTCAAGGAGCAGTACGACAAGCTTGCGCGGGTGCTGTACGGACTGTACAAGAAGAACGAGATGCCAGAGGTGGCCTACATCCGGCTCGATCAGTCCGAGGAGCGGGTGATCGTGGGCAAGACCCTGAGCGGGCGGAGCTGA
- the ftsA gene encoding cell division protein FtsA, producing MGQRERGELIVGLDVGTTKICAVVGEAKTTGVDIIGVGLHPSVGLRKGVVVNIESTVASIRKAVEEAELMAGCEISSVYVGIAGSHVKGLNSDGMIAVKDRVIRQADIDRVVEQAQALSIPLDREVIHILPQEFVLDGQGGIQNPLGMTGVRLEARVHIVTGAVTAAHNLIKCCNQAGLDVSDIVLESLASAAAVLTPEEMEFGVALLDIGGGTSDLAIFHGDAIKHTFVLGLGGNNLTNDLAVGLRTPINEAERLKINFGSALASLVEKDRSVEVPSVGNRKPRVLSQKVLGDILEPRVEEIITIVDQEMVKANCKGLVTSGVVLTGGTSQTRHIVEIAEQIFDLPVRVGTPREIGGLKGIVDSPAYATAVGLVLYGTRHEGGRKFRIRDEKIFGRVAGRMKRWFGSLMSS from the coding sequence ATGGGACAGCGGGAGCGGGGCGAGCTGATCGTCGGCCTGGATGTTGGCACGACCAAGATCTGTGCCGTGGTCGGTGAGGCCAAGACCACCGGCGTGGACATTATCGGCGTCGGCCTGCACCCCTCGGTGGGGCTCCGCAAGGGGGTGGTGGTCAACATCGAAAGCACCGTGGCCTCCATCCGCAAGGCGGTGGAGGAGGCGGAGCTCATGGCCGGCTGCGAGATCTCCTCGGTCTATGTGGGCATCGCCGGCTCCCACGTCAAGGGACTCAATTCCGATGGCATGATCGCGGTCAAGGATCGGGTGATCCGCCAGGCGGACATCGATCGGGTGGTGGAGCAGGCCCAGGCCCTGTCCATCCCCCTGGATCGGGAGGTCATCCACATCCTGCCCCAGGAGTTTGTCCTGGACGGCCAGGGCGGCATCCAGAACCCCCTGGGCATGACGGGGGTCCGGCTGGAGGCCCGGGTGCACATCGTGACCGGTGCCGTCACCGCGGCCCACAACCTCATCAAATGCTGCAACCAGGCCGGCCTCGACGTCAGCGACATCGTGCTCGAGTCCCTGGCCTCAGCGGCGGCGGTGCTGACGCCGGAGGAGATGGAGTTCGGGGTCGCCCTCCTGGACATCGGCGGCGGCACCTCGGATCTGGCCATCTTCCACGGTGACGCCATCAAGCACACCTTTGTCCTCGGTCTGGGGGGCAACAACCTGACCAATGACCTGGCGGTAGGGCTGCGTACCCCCATCAACGAGGCAGAGCGGCTCAAGATCAACTTCGGCTCGGCCCTGGCCTCCCTGGTGGAGAAGGACCGCTCGGTGGAGGTGCCCTCGGTGGGCAACCGCAAGCCCCGGGTGCTGTCCCAGAAGGTCCTGGGGGACATCCTGGAGCCCCGGGTGGAGGAGATCATCACCATCGTCGACCAGGAGATGGTGAAGGCCAACTGCAAGGGCCTCGTGACCTCCGGTGTGGTGCTCACCGGCGGCACCTCCCAGACCCGGCACATCGTCGAGATCGCCGAGCAGATCTTCGACCTGCCGGTGCGGGTGGGCACGCCCCGGGAGATCGGTGGCCTCAAGGGGATCGTTGACAGCCCGGCCTACGCCACGGCCGTGGGGCTGGTGCTCTATGGCACCCGCCATGAAGGCGGCCGCAAGTTCCGGATCCGGGACGAGAAGATCTTCGGCCGGGTGGCCGGA